The Chryseobacterium nakagawai genome has a segment encoding these proteins:
- a CDS encoding restriction endonuclease subunit S, whose amino-acid sequence MTEKLKGNNFPNWKPKLRFQGFEGEEWEVKKLGELCKMQAGKFVSASEIINEVDENLFPCYGANGLRGYTKSFNCDGEYSIVGRQGALCGNIVKVTGKFYATEHAVVVTTVDKINSTWMFYLLIHLNLNQYATGMAQPGLSVQNLKLVESRIPKSVKEQDTIASLLSLLDLRISTQKKIIQDLETLIKGYSEKIFSQKMRFKDKNGSSFSNWEINTLKNVLIKNSSKNKSLKYLNVQSVSNKFGFINQEDFFEDRRVASINTSNYYIIGKGDFAYNPSRIDVGSLAYKFDANTSIISPLYISFKANNNFLVDRYLLSWFSSLQFIRQMSNSFEGSVRNTLSYESLSKMSIFIPSIEEQTHIAQFLSYLTEKINLEKDLLVNYEIQKKYLLANLFV is encoded by the coding sequence ATGACTGAAAAACTAAAAGGCAATAATTTTCCAAATTGGAAACCAAAACTCAGATTTCAAGGGTTTGAAGGGGAAGAATGGGAAGTGAAGAAGTTAGGAGAATTATGTAAAATGCAAGCCGGAAAATTTGTTAGCGCCTCTGAAATAATTAATGAAGTAGATGAAAATTTATTCCCCTGTTATGGAGCTAATGGATTAAGAGGTTATACTAAATCATTTAATTGCGATGGCGAATACTCAATAGTGGGTAGACAAGGTGCACTTTGTGGAAATATTGTAAAAGTTACTGGGAAATTTTATGCAACTGAACACGCTGTAGTTGTTACTACAGTTGATAAAATAAATTCTACTTGGATGTTTTACTTATTAATTCATCTAAATTTAAATCAATATGCCACAGGTATGGCTCAGCCAGGATTATCAGTACAAAATTTAAAACTAGTTGAATCAAGAATTCCAAAATCTGTAAAAGAACAAGATACAATAGCATCACTTTTATCATTACTTGATTTAAGAATCTCAACCCAAAAGAAAATAATACAAGATTTAGAAACCTTAATCAAAGGTTACAGTGAAAAGATATTTTCTCAAAAAATGAGATTTAAAGATAAGAATGGAAGCAGTTTTTCAAATTGGGAAATCAATACTTTAAAAAATGTCCTAATTAAAAATTCTTCAAAAAACAAAAGTTTAAAATACTTAAATGTTCAAAGTGTTAGTAATAAATTTGGTTTTATAAATCAAGAAGATTTCTTTGAGGACAGACGTGTTGCAAGCATCAATACATCAAATTATTATATAATTGGAAAAGGTGATTTTGCCTATAATCCTTCACGAATTGATGTCGGTTCTCTTGCTTATAAATTTGATGCAAATACTTCTATTATTAGTCCTTTATATATCAGTTTCAAGGCAAATAATAATTTTCTTGTTGATAGATATTTGTTGTCTTGGTTTTCATCTTTGCAATTCATTCGTCAAATGAGTAATTCGTTTGAAGGAAGTGTAAGGAATACTTTGAGTTATGAAAGCTTAAGCAAAATGTCAATATTTATTCCTTCTATTGAAGAACAAACACATATTGCTCAATTTTTATCTTACCTAACCGAAAAGATTAATTTAGAAAAAGACTTACTAGTTAATTACGAAATTCAAAAAAAGTATTTGCTGGCCAATTTGTTCGTCTAA
- a CDS encoding type I restriction endonuclease subunit R: MSSQPEYILEQKLIEQLQQLGHKTVKICNEADLIINLKTQLEIHNKKQFSNKEFEKILNHLAKGNVFEKAKVLRDRFQFTKDDGTSEWIEFINQENWCQNQFQVTNQIAQEGDYKNRYDVTILVNGLPLVQIELKRRGLEMKEAFNQINRYHHQSFNAGKGLFNYVQLFVISNGVNTKYYSNNAKQSFKQTFFWSDEHNNNITQLEDFAQAFLEPCHIAKMITKYIVLNQTYKILMVLRPYQYYAVEKIVERVRNTDNNGFIWHTTGSGKTLTSFKASQILKEIPKVEKVVFVVDRKDLDYQTQKEFDAFEKDSVDATENTAHLVKQLSDNTKLIVTTLQKLNTAITKEKHGRKIDRLKDKKVVFIFDECHRSQFGETHQNIKKYFQKAQMIGFTGTPISEVNSVGKIDGIAATTNMLFKECLHKYVITDAIRDENVLKFSVEYVGRYKEKEGSNTYIDMEVEAIDTQELLASPKRLEKITDYIITEHDRKTHQKTFNAMFCVSSIDVLQKYYDLFQKKKEEGKHNLKIATIFSYGTNEENSDADGNYQEEDILSMVAEPPAKYGDSHSRNILDRYIGHYNEMFGTNFSTKDSQTFYNYYNDIAKRVRNKEVDLIIVVNMFLTGFDSPQLNTLFVDKNLKYHGLIQAFSRTNRIIGEKKSQGNIVCFRNLKSATDDAVTLFSNKEAIQEIIIQPIEDYIELFKNSLEKLKLVAPEIQSVDSYQTEQEKFEFVTAFRELMRILNVLKSFTDFSFESLEMTEFEFDGYKSKYLDIWTATHPKISGDGKVSILDDVDFELELIHRDEINVSYILSLLANIADIKGIKREAKIKEIREILSGDAQLRSKKELIEKFIDENLPHIPDGDAVSDEFDNFWNKERTDAFEKIAEEESLNKEKFQETIDSFLFTSKIPKMSDALKLLEIKPKLTERNNIGKRIIQKVQDFVEVFIDGVAS, translated from the coding sequence ATGTCCAGCCAGCCCGAATATATTCTTGAACAGAAATTAATAGAACAATTACAACAGTTAGGTCATAAAACAGTCAAGATTTGCAATGAAGCAGATTTGATTATCAACCTAAAAACCCAGCTCGAAATTCATAATAAAAAACAATTTTCCAATAAAGAATTTGAGAAGATTCTAAATCATCTTGCCAAAGGAAATGTTTTTGAGAAAGCAAAAGTTTTGCGCGATAGATTTCAGTTTACCAAAGATGACGGAACATCGGAATGGATAGAATTCATCAATCAGGAAAACTGGTGTCAGAATCAATTTCAAGTGACCAACCAAATTGCTCAGGAAGGCGATTATAAAAACCGCTATGATGTCACGATTTTAGTCAATGGTTTGCCGTTGGTTCAGATAGAATTAAAACGCCGTGGTTTGGAAATGAAAGAGGCTTTTAATCAAATCAACCGTTATCATCATCAGTCATTTAATGCTGGAAAAGGTTTATTCAATTACGTTCAGTTGTTTGTTATCAGTAATGGCGTCAATACAAAGTATTATTCCAATAACGCAAAACAGAGTTTCAAACAGACCTTCTTCTGGTCAGACGAGCACAATAATAATATTACACAACTAGAAGATTTTGCACAGGCATTTTTGGAGCCTTGTCACATTGCCAAGATGATTACGAAATATATCGTGCTGAATCAAACGTATAAAATTTTAATGGTTCTTCGACCGTACCAATATTATGCGGTAGAAAAAATTGTTGAAAGGGTTAGAAATACCGATAACAATGGATTTATTTGGCATACAACGGGTTCGGGGAAAACATTGACTTCTTTCAAGGCAAGTCAGATTCTCAAAGAAATTCCTAAAGTTGAAAAGGTTGTTTTTGTAGTGGATAGGAAAGATTTGGATTATCAAACGCAAAAAGAATTTGATGCTTTTGAAAAAGACAGCGTAGATGCTACAGAAAATACGGCACATCTTGTAAAGCAACTTTCTGACAATACAAAACTCATTGTAACAACTTTACAAAAGCTGAATACCGCCATTACCAAAGAAAAGCACGGTAGAAAAATAGACCGTTTAAAAGACAAAAAAGTCGTATTCATTTTTGATGAATGCCATAGAAGTCAGTTCGGAGAAACGCATCAAAATATTAAGAAATATTTCCAAAAAGCGCAAATGATTGGCTTTACCGGAACGCCAATTTCGGAAGTTAATTCAGTTGGTAAAATAGATGGAATTGCTGCAACGACCAATATGCTTTTCAAAGAATGTCTGCATAAATACGTGATTACGGATGCTATCAGAGATGAAAATGTTTTGAAATTCTCTGTAGAATATGTTGGCAGATACAAAGAAAAGGAAGGTAGTAATACTTACATAGATATGGAAGTTGAAGCTATTGATACTCAAGAATTACTAGCAAGTCCAAAGCGTCTGGAGAAAATCACTGATTACATTATAACCGAACACGATAGAAAAACCCATCAGAAAACATTCAATGCAATGTTCTGTGTCAGTAGCATAGATGTTTTGCAGAAATATTATGACCTCTTTCAAAAGAAAAAAGAAGAGGGAAAACACAATCTGAAAATTGCAACCATCTTCAGTTATGGAACTAATGAAGAGAATAGTGATGCAGACGGAAATTATCAGGAAGAAGATATTTTGTCGATGGTTGCGGAGCCACCTGCAAAATATGGTGATTCACATAGCCGAAATATTTTGGACAGATATATTGGTCATTACAACGAAATGTTCGGAACTAATTTTTCTACCAAAGACAGCCAGACTTTTTATAATTATTACAATGACATTGCGAAAAGAGTCAGAAACAAAGAAGTTGACTTGATTATTGTGGTCAATATGTTTTTGACTGGATTTGATAGTCCACAACTCAATACCTTATTTGTTGATAAAAACCTGAAATACCATGGGTTGATTCAGGCATTTTCCAGAACCAACAGAATTATCGGAGAGAAAAAATCGCAGGGAAATATTGTTTGTTTCCGCAATTTAAAATCTGCGACAGATGATGCAGTGACTTTATTTTCTAATAAAGAAGCTATACAGGAAATAATCATCCAACCCATTGAAGATTATATTGAACTTTTCAAGAATTCTCTAGAAAAATTAAAATTGGTTGCGCCCGAAATTCAAAGTGTTGATTCTTATCAAACCGAACAGGAAAAATTTGAATTTGTTACAGCCTTCCGTGAATTGATGCGTATTCTGAATGTCTTAAAGTCATTTACAGATTTTAGTTTTGAGTCATTAGAGATGACAGAATTTGAATTCGATGGTTATAAAAGTAAGTATCTTGATATTTGGACTGCAACACATCCCAAAATTTCAGGAGACGGAAAAGTCAGCATTTTAGATGATGTTGATTTTGAATTAGAGCTCATCCACCGTGATGAAATCAATGTGAGCTATATACTTTCACTATTAGCAAATATTGCAGATATAAAAGGAATTAAACGAGAAGCGAAAATAAAAGAAATTCGTGAAATCCTATCCGGCGACGCCCAATTAAGAAGCAAAAAAGAATTAATTGAAAAATTCATAGACGAGAACTTGCCACATATTCCGGACGGCGATGCTGTAAGTGATGAATTTGATAATTTCTGGAACAAAGAAAGAACTGATGCCTTCGAAAAAATTGCCGAAGAAGAATCTCTTAATAAAGAAAAATTTCAAGAAACGATTGATAGCTTTCTTTTCACTTCCAAAATACCCAAAATGAGTGATGCCTTAAAACTCTTAGAAATAAAACCAAAACTGACGGAACGAAATAATATTGGAAAAAGAATTATCCAAAAAGTTCAGGATTTTGTGGAGGTTTTTATTGATGGGGTAGCTAGCTAA
- a CDS encoding type I restriction-modification system subunit M, with translation MSEEQRRQLQQQLWNIANTLRGKMDADEFRDYILGFIFYKYLSEKIHFTANKILLDSGEDIDYNDVDENTEKGKEIVQAIYEEVVEDLGYFLKPSELFSNIAKKGHQKEEGKSNFILAELSKILTNIEQSTLGTDSEDDFDNLFEDLDLTSSKLGKTEDEKNTLISKVLYHLDDIDFNLSDTNADVLGDAYEYLISQFASGAGKKAGEFYTPQQVSTILARIVTSRKSQLRSVYDPTCGSGSLLLRVAREAKVSDFYGQEMNRTTYNLARMNMILHGVNYSNFDIKQEDTLEKPQHLDKTFDAIVANPPFSANWSSNELLLLDERFSQYGKLAPASKADFAFIQHMIHHLDENGIMAVVMPHGVLFRGAAELVIRKYLIKEKNYLDAVIGLPANIFFGTSIPTCILVFKKCREQDEDVLFVDASKEFEKQKNQNVLLPKHINKIVDMYQERKTEGKFSHLATLQEIADNDYNLNIPRYVDTFEEEEEIDIQAVMAEIKQLEAKRVELDSQIEVYLKELGLVS, from the coding sequence ATGTCAGAAGAACAAAGACGTCAGTTGCAGCAGCAACTTTGGAATATTGCCAATACTTTAAGAGGGAAAATGGATGCCGACGAATTTCGGGATTATATTTTAGGATTTATTTTCTATAAGTATCTGTCCGAAAAAATTCATTTTACAGCCAATAAAATTTTATTAGATTCTGGAGAGGACATCGATTATAATGATGTTGATGAAAATACTGAAAAAGGAAAAGAAATCGTTCAGGCAATTTATGAAGAGGTTGTTGAAGATTTAGGATATTTCTTAAAACCATCAGAACTTTTCAGTAATATTGCTAAAAAAGGTCACCAAAAAGAAGAAGGTAAATCAAATTTTATTCTTGCAGAACTTTCAAAGATTCTTACTAATATTGAGCAATCAACACTTGGTACGGATAGTGAAGATGATTTTGACAATCTTTTTGAAGATTTGGATTTGACGTCTTCCAAATTAGGAAAGACAGAAGATGAGAAAAATACGTTGATTTCCAAAGTGTTGTATCATCTGGATGATATAGATTTCAATCTTTCTGACACCAATGCCGATGTTTTAGGTGACGCTTATGAATATCTGATTTCACAATTTGCAAGTGGAGCAGGCAAGAAAGCAGGGGAATTCTATACGCCCCAACAAGTTTCTACCATTTTGGCAAGAATTGTAACGAGTCGAAAATCTCAGCTGAGGTCTGTTTATGACCCGACTTGTGGAAGTGGTTCCTTACTTTTGCGTGTTGCAAGAGAAGCGAAAGTAAGTGATTTCTATGGTCAGGAAATGAACCGAACCACTTATAACTTGGCACGAATGAATATGATTCTGCACGGTGTGAATTACAGTAATTTCGATATCAAGCAGGAGGATACGCTTGAGAAACCCCAACACCTTGATAAAACTTTTGATGCTATTGTTGCTAATCCGCCCTTTTCTGCGAATTGGAGTAGCAATGAACTTTTATTGTTAGACGAGCGTTTCTCACAATATGGAAAATTAGCTCCGGCTTCCAAAGCTGATTTCGCTTTTATCCAGCATATGATTCATCATTTGGATGAGAACGGAATTATGGCAGTTGTAATGCCTCACGGTGTTTTGTTCCGTGGTGCAGCGGAATTGGTTATTCGTAAATATCTGATTAAAGAGAAAAATTATCTGGATGCTGTAATCGGTTTACCTGCCAATATTTTCTTTGGTACAAGCATTCCTACTTGTATATTGGTTTTCAAGAAATGCCGAGAGCAAGATGAAGATGTTCTGTTCGTGGATGCCAGCAAAGAATTTGAAAAACAAAAAAATCAAAATGTATTGCTTCCAAAACATATCAATAAAATTGTTGATATGTACCAGGAAAGAAAAACAGAAGGGAAATTCTCTCATCTTGCTACTTTGCAGGAAATTGCCGACAATGATTACAACCTGAATATCCCTCGATATGTAGATACTTTTGAAGAGGAAGAAGAAATCGACATCCAAGCGGTAATGGCGGAAATCAAACAATTAGAAGCCAAACGTGTTGAACTCGACAGTCAGATTGAAGTTTATTTAAAAGAATTAGGATTAGTAAGTTAA
- a CDS encoding tyrosine-type recombinase/integrase translates to MTTQKTFAQIVKLWKKDKQLYVKKSSFSAYVLLLENHLLPKFAEVSSIEEEEVQKFVFQKLEQGLSQKSIKDVLIVLKMVMKFGAKYKWIQYTPFDIQYPTVRENQSIEVLTRTHQKKVMNYIQEHFTFRNLGVYICLCSGMRIGEICALTWEDIDTDNGIINIRKTIQRIYIIEDGKRRTELLLDTPKTKNSIREVPMSRDLLRMLKPFKKIVNPLFFVLTNDAKPTEPRTYRSYYKNLMKQLDVPEIKFHGLRHSFATRCIESKCDYKTVSVLLGHSNISTTLNLYVHPNLEQKKKAIDQMFKALK, encoded by the coding sequence ATGACGACACAAAAAACATTTGCTCAAATCGTGAAACTATGGAAAAAAGACAAACAACTTTATGTGAAAAAATCAAGCTTTTCGGCTTATGTGCTTTTGCTGGAGAACCATTTGTTACCCAAATTTGCGGAAGTTAGTAGTATAGAAGAAGAGGAAGTTCAGAAATTTGTTTTTCAAAAATTGGAACAGGGATTGAGCCAAAAAAGTATTAAAGATGTTCTCATCGTTTTGAAAATGGTAATGAAATTTGGGGCAAAATATAAATGGATTCAATACACGCCATTTGACATTCAATATCCAACCGTTCGGGAAAATCAAAGTATTGAAGTTCTGACCAGAACGCATCAGAAAAAAGTGATGAATTATATTCAGGAGCATTTTACATTCCGGAATCTGGGGGTTTATATTTGTCTTTGTTCGGGAATGCGGATTGGCGAAATCTGCGCACTCACTTGGGAAGATATTGATACAGATAACGGAATTATCAACATTAGAAAAACCATTCAGCGAATCTATATTATAGAAGATGGCAAAAGAAGAACAGAATTGCTTCTCGACACACCAAAAACCAAGAATTCCATCCGGGAAGTTCCAATGAGCAGAGACCTTTTGCGAATGTTGAAGCCTTTTAAAAAAATTGTCAACCCTTTATTTTTCGTTTTAACAAATGATGCTAAACCTACCGAGCCAAGAACTTACCGTAGTTATTATAAAAATTTGATGAAACAACTGGATGTCCCAGAAATTAAATTTCACGGATTGCGTCATAGTTTTGCAACCCGATGTATTGAAAGCAAATGTGATTATAAGACGGTAAGTGTTCTACTTGGACATTCCAATATCAGCACAACTTTGAATCTTTATGTGCACCCAAATCTGGAACAAAAGAAAAAAGCGATTGACCAAATGTTTAAAGCGCTAAAATAG
- a CDS encoding restriction endonuclease subunit S, which produces MKKLGEVTEGISSGKSKNINIQGQYPFYGSTGIISTSDKFDYFGKKILIARVGANAGFIYKVDGKFAVSDNTLILYPKDEISLDFIFNYLIKYNLNKLIFGSGQPLITGGQLKLIEFKLPSIKEQEKISSLFSLTEKRIQTQKKIIDNLEYLMLGFREKTFKKKLRFKDGLGNDFPDWEESKLENICQKQSSNISANKIEDNFGNYIIYGASGILKKIDFYEEENDYISIVKDGAGVGRLFFCEGQSSVLGTMEIIKPKLDVNVQFLYCQLSNIDFKKYVTGSTIPHIYFKDYKKESIKIPSLEEQTKIANFLFSIDKKLETEKKILAQYKTQKKYLLANLFV; this is translated from the coding sequence ATGAAAAAACTGGGAGAAGTAACAGAAGGCATCTCTTCTGGGAAATCAAAAAATATAAACATACAGGGACAATACCCATTCTATGGTTCAACAGGTATAATATCCACTTCCGACAAATTTGATTATTTTGGAAAAAAAATATTAATAGCAAGAGTTGGAGCAAATGCAGGCTTCATTTACAAAGTAGACGGTAAATTTGCCGTTTCAGATAATACTCTAATTCTATATCCAAAAGATGAAATAAGTTTAGACTTTATATTTAATTATTTAATTAAATATAACCTTAATAAATTAATATTTGGTTCTGGGCAACCTCTAATAACAGGTGGACAATTAAAATTAATTGAATTCAAACTTCCATCAATAAAAGAACAAGAAAAAATTTCGTCTTTATTTTCATTAACGGAAAAAAGAATTCAAACCCAAAAGAAAATAATAGATAATTTAGAGTATTTAATGTTAGGTTTCCGTGAAAAAACATTTAAGAAGAAACTTAGATTTAAGGATGGTTTAGGAAATGATTTTCCAGATTGGGAAGAAAGTAAATTAGAAAATATTTGCCAAAAACAATCTTCAAATATTTCAGCAAATAAAATAGAAGATAATTTTGGAAATTATATTATATATGGCGCTTCCGGAATTTTAAAAAAAATTGATTTTTATGAAGAAGAGAATGATTACATCAGCATTGTGAAAGATGGTGCAGGTGTTGGAAGATTATTTTTCTGTGAGGGTCAATCTTCTGTTTTGGGAACGATGGAAATCATTAAACCTAAACTCGATGTAAATGTGCAGTTTTTATATTGTCAACTAAGTAATATAGATTTTAAAAAATATGTCACAGGAAGTACAATTCCTCATATTTACTTTAAGGATTATAAAAAAGAAAGTATAAAAATACCATCTTTAGAAGAACAAACTAAAATAGCAAACTTCCTTTTTTCGATTGACAAGAAACTCGAAACAGAAAAGAAAATTTTAGCTCAATATAAGACCCAAAAGAAATACCTTTTGGCGAATCTTTTTGTTTAA
- a CDS encoding helix-turn-helix domain-containing protein: MRVNLVTKEDLQEFKTELLEDIKNLFNIKISEQKLWLRSSEVKELLKISTGTLQNLRVSGTLSYTRVGGTLYYNYKDIEKMLNKKG; this comes from the coding sequence ATGAGAGTAAACCTTGTTACCAAAGAAGACCTTCAGGAGTTCAAAACCGAATTGCTTGAAGACATTAAAAATCTTTTTAATATCAAAATTTCAGAGCAGAAATTATGGCTGCGCTCATCAGAGGTCAAAGAACTTCTGAAAATTTCTACCGGAACATTACAGAATCTCCGTGTCAGTGGAACCCTATCCTATACTCGTGTCGGTGGCACATTATATTACAATTACAAAGACATCGAAAAAATGTTAAATAAGAAAGGATAA
- a CDS encoding AAA family ATPase, with product MTGFKIIAIKTGSKPKRIYEIQSTGAKLDFFKNLEENKIYAFTSDYSFPNDNFDEVVIASKSVLELYSFISRNKKISVNINAIVGNNGSGKSSLVELLFWANYNIGCVAKLLRNGKTNNLLDPYKFIDLEILYSIDDENLIRIEFKDGRVFKNKLFLKENTYISKKDDLQVRTTEDLRDYFYSIVINYSHYALNSNEIGDWIIPLFHKNDGYQTPIVLNPMRTGGIIDINDENKLLKRRLLGNLLEEIEDQNIEESLRNIGNNKIVTSIKVKYSSKDYLYETKSFKIKNQVIKAIEDNFRFKIKQEHLDGNFFTNICINYIIEKLLKMSSKYRPYYKYKDGDSLKYIDSYIKRIKYGNSHIVFKVKGAILYLKYYELIFGNKYSLSKQDLIIDIEDLSKKITKIREKESDYFINTFTMVPPSFFETEIILSDGSLFSSLSSGEKQRIHSNSSIIYHIINLNSVKDEDDKDKYDSYPYINIILDEIELYYHPDWQRNYVKDLLGSIRKIPHNSIKNIKGINITFLTHSPFILSDISNANVLKLKNGSPQPFNNKEETFGANINDILANEFFLRNGFMGEFVKTKINSLIDYINENKNINNEWSEENAKEFIELIGEPLIRIELREMFFNKYYNNEQIEIDEIDMEIERLKKIKIKKIGK from the coding sequence ATGACTGGATTTAAAATCATTGCAATTAAGACAGGCTCAAAACCTAAAAGGATTTATGAAATTCAAAGTACAGGAGCTAAATTAGACTTTTTCAAGAATCTCGAAGAAAATAAAATATATGCATTCACTTCTGATTACTCTTTTCCAAATGATAATTTTGATGAAGTAGTTATTGCTAGTAAATCGGTTTTAGAACTTTATAGTTTTATATCGAGAAACAAAAAAATTTCTGTAAATATCAATGCTATTGTAGGCAATAATGGTTCTGGTAAAAGTTCCCTTGTAGAATTATTATTTTGGGCAAATTATAATATTGGTTGTGTTGCAAAATTACTCAGAAATGGGAAAACAAATAATTTATTGGATCCTTACAAGTTTATAGATTTAGAAATTTTATATTCTATTGATGATGAAAATTTAATTAGAATTGAGTTTAAGGATGGAAGAGTTTTTAAGAATAAATTATTTTTAAAGGAAAATACTTATATCTCAAAAAAAGATGATTTACAAGTAAGAACGACCGAGGATCTTCGGGATTATTTCTATAGTATAGTAATTAATTATAGTCACTACGCTCTTAATTCTAACGAAATAGGAGATTGGATAATTCCTCTTTTTCATAAAAATGACGGTTATCAAACTCCAATAGTATTGAATCCAATGAGAACAGGAGGAATAATTGATATTAATGATGAAAATAAGCTTTTAAAAAGAAGGTTACTGGGTAATTTACTTGAGGAAATTGAAGACCAAAATATAGAAGAGAGTTTAAGAAATATAGGAAATAACAAAATTGTTACTTCTATTAAAGTTAAATATAGTTCCAAAGATTATTTGTATGAAACTAAAAGTTTTAAGATTAAGAATCAAGTAATTAAGGCTATTGAAGACAACTTTAGATTTAAAATAAAACAGGAACATTTAGACGGAAATTTTTTTACTAATATATGTATTAATTACATTATTGAAAAATTACTAAAAATGAGTTCAAAATATCGACCTTATTATAAGTATAAGGATGGTGATAGTCTTAAATATATTGATTCATATATTAAAAGAATTAAATATGGAAATAGTCACATTGTATTTAAAGTGAAAGGAGCTATTTTGTATCTTAAATATTATGAACTAATATTTGGGAATAAGTATAGTCTAAGCAAACAAGATTTGATTATTGATATTGAAGATTTATCTAAAAAGATTACAAAGATAAGAGAAAAAGAGAGTGATTATTTTATTAACACATTTACCATGGTACCTCCAAGTTTTTTCGAGACTGAAATCATTCTTTCGGACGGGTCTTTATTTTCATCATTAAGTTCAGGTGAAAAACAAAGAATACATAGCAATAGTTCAATTATATACCACATTATTAATTTAAATTCAGTAAAGGATGAAGATGATAAAGATAAATATGATAGTTATCCATATATAAATATTATTTTAGATGAAATTGAACTATATTATCATCCTGATTGGCAACGCAATTATGTAAAAGATTTGCTAGGTTCTATCCGTAAAATTCCTCATAATAGTATTAAAAATATTAAAGGAATTAATATTACTTTTCTGACGCATTCACCTTTTATTTTATCTGATATATCAAATGCTAATGTATTAAAACTTAAAAATGGCTCTCCACAACCATTTAATAATAAAGAGGAGACGTTTGGTGCTAATATCAATGATATTTTAGCTAATGAATTCTTTTTAAGAAATGGGTTTATGGGAGAATTTGTAAAAACCAAAATAAATTCTTTAATTGATTATATTAATGAAAATAAAAACATTAACAATGAGTGGAGTGAAGAAAACGCTAAAGAATTTATAGAATTAATTGGTGAGCCGTTAATTCGTATAGAGTTGAGAGAAATGTTTTTTAATAAATACTATAATAATGAGCAAATAGAGATTGATGAAATTGATATGGAAATTGAACGATTAAAGAAGATTAAAATAAAAAAAATTGGTAAATAA